Below is a genomic region from Acomys russatus chromosome 3, mAcoRus1.1, whole genome shotgun sequence.
AGTAGCTCCTGTCGACTTCCACTTCAATTTTGTTGGCCATACCTGGTCACATTGTCACCCCAAACCTgcagaggaggctgggagagtGAGAATCTAGATTTGCGGTCTCTAGTGGAAGGTGGTGAGAGAGATGGAAACAGAATAACAGACTCGTGGAGAATCAGGGTATCAGCCTTGGTCCCCTTATATGACCTGCCCTGAGGTCCCTTGTGATTCTGGGGTGTCATCGTCATGACTTGCCATGTCCTCTGGGGGCTGCCTAGTCCCTTGGGTGGTCCTGCTTTATCCTGGATGCCATGACTTGCCCCTCTTATACACCTGTACTGTGACAACCTCCAACCCTATCTTTATGTAGGAAACACAGGTCTTCAGCATGACACCTCACCGACTGACACCTAAGACACCATGCCTGCatttaaaccagtggttctcagcctgtggggtcACGACCCTTtcgtgggggagggggagttgaatatcatatatttacattacgatttataATAGAagtaaaattacagctatgaagaagcaatgaaaatcatttatggttgggggtcaccacaacatgaggaactttattaaacgGTTACAgagttaggaagggtgagaaccactggtttagatcTTTAGAGCTGGAGAACACACCCcacactatcacacacacacatcacacactatctcacacacacaccccacactatctcacacacacacacccccacactatctcacacacacgcacaccccacacactatctcacacacatacacaccccacactatctcacacacacacacaccccacacactatctcacacacaccccacactatctcacacacacaccccacactatctctctctctcacacacacacacaccccacactatctcacacacacacaccccccacactatctcacacacacacacaccccacactatctcacacacacaccccacactatctctctctctcacacacacacacaccccacactatctcacacacacacaccccccacactatctcacacacacacacaccccacactatctcacacacacacacgcaccccacactatctcacacacacaccccacactatctctctctctctcacacacacacacactgagagaacaTCTCTTTACACTCTATGCTGGCACCATGCATAAGAAAGAGACAGAACCTTCATTCACTGGCAGACCCTGCTGCCAGTCCCACCATCGCTTCCTGCAGCCAGACCAAGTGGCTCCCCAGCAGGGAAATCTGAGGCTTGGGGAGTGAGAACCTACGCTTTTCTGGCAGTGCTGTTCTTACCAGCAAAGGGCTAAAAAGCTGAGGCATGGGTTTCATTCTTCAGGGGAGAGGGTGCAGGCCTGCCTTATTCTGCAGATCTTCAGAAATGGCACAGGAGCAAAAGATTCAAGTATTTGGGTCTCACATAGGAAGGGCTTTTAAGGGAGAAGGATGGGTGGGGATAATCCAGACTGTGGAGGGGGGTGTCTTAGGTGACAATGACTGGCAATATTGACCCTAAGAGGCCATTCCATTATGGCAGTGGGGTCTTAAAACTACCATGTATTATCTTTCTAGAGCCCACTGGGAATTATTGCATATTTGCTTTACAAAAAGCTGTAGAAAGCTAAGATATGTTTCCCCTATCTTTTTGGCTAGAATTGTAAAATAGTGTGGTTACCCCAGTAAGAAATGAAGATTGGCAGTTATCACATGACTACTGGGTTTGCTGGGCTGGGGCTTTCCAGGTCAAGGGTtcctctggggtgtgtgtgtgtgtgtgtgtgtgtgtgtgtgtgtgtgtgtgtgtatgcgtgctcACGTGTGTGTCTGGGGGAAGCACTATGGATAGTGAGTAAAGGATTTGGGGGGCTTCAGAGGTGGTACTGGGGACCTCCAGGCTAGGGAGCCAAGAGAGTTGCTATTTCTAAAATAGACCACTCTTGGGTGCTTCAGGCCAACTTTCTGCTGAAACCCATGTCCTGGGCTCCCCTGGGAGTGTGTTAGACATGCAGCTTCTGGGGACTGTCCTTCCACAGGACTCTCTGATTTGTCCATACAGTAAACTTGGCAACATGTTCTTCTAAGCTGGACCCCGGAGCTCTGAAGTGAGGCGTGGTTAGCAATttagggagggaggtggggaggagcacTAAAGACCAAGCTTGGGGCAAGCCGGCAAGGCCTGAAGCTGCCTCGGCTGGGACCCTTCCCACCTGCCACAGCGTGCTGTGGCCTCCCATGCCCTTCCTTGCTGCAGACATCTGGTGCCTTCTCTGCTCTATCATTTCCAAGACAGATAAGCCGGAGCTGAGCTGTTCCCAACACCAGGAGCTGGGCTGCTTGGAGAAGCAGGGCTTTGttgggaagccgaggcagaaCCGAGGGCCTCGCGGACCTTCTCCCCACTCCTGTTAGGGAAGCCTTCTCAGTGAGTCCGATGAGGGAGCGCGGGCACCTCGGAACGTCTTTCCTGGCAGTGGTTGGAAGGCTAAATGCTCAGAAGGAAAAGTCCACAGACTTCTCTGTGGAGTAGGAGGGTCCCCAGCTTCCCAGGGATGGTCTGCCTTGCTGGCATCACTGTGGGCCAGGGCCCTCAGGgctggaggagggctgggccagAGTGAGTGGCAGGAGCTGAGTGGAGGGGACTCTACAGTGCTCTCTCTTCGCTGGTCAGTGTGGTGGTGATTCTGCGCAGGTTTTCCCGGACTTTGATGAACTCAGGGGCGTGGTCCTGTTCTCTCTGAGGTGGGTTTTCCAGCTGGAGGAGAGAAACGCAAGGGGTGAATTTGGCAGGGCCGGTTGTCAGGGGCGGCGAGTTGGGCTTCCTACTCTCAAAAGCCGTGGTGTTGGGCCAAGAGCCCTGTCAATGGGGGAGCAGAAGTATTGTGAGGTTGGGCTTTACAAATCATCCCAAAGTGGGGGTGTGTCCCAGGAGAGTAGACACTGGAAAGAGTCATCAAGATTAAcacgaaaagaaaaaagaaaaaaacaaaaaacaaaactactctCACTTCAGGAAACATCAAAACAGTCTGCAGGAGGAAATCCTACCATCTTGGAATACGGGGGAGGGGGTGATGTGCAAATGGCCTCTCCAGGGTCACGCGGCTTGCAGCCTGGGGTTTTGAGCCTGGACCTGTTCCAGCTCTCCAGTTTACATCCGTTCTCGAGAATGCTTTCCTCTTCCGTAAAAGGACTTcatcttgccaggtgtggtggcacacacctttcatcccagcacttggggagacaaagtcaggcagatctctgtgggttggaggccaaccctggtctacaaagtgagtccaggacagtcaagactacacagagaaaccttgtctcgaaaaaccaaaaaccaaccaaccaaccaacaacaacaacaaaaaaccaaaacaaacaaacaaaaaacaaaacaacaaaaaacaacaacaacaaaaacaaaacaaaaaaaccaaaaccaaacctcaTCTCTGCCACTGTCCATGTCTGTAGCCCGTCCTCTCAGGACACAAGAACTGGCAAGCTCAGTGAGTACCCACTTGGGGGCAGTAAGAGACAGGCTCTCCTTGAGAAGCCTGGTTcaaataatttcttcctctggctCCAGACCACCCCCTCCTACCCCCTAATCTAAAACGGAAATGCCACCCGCTCTCAGGGTAGTGATGACCAGCGGGATACAGGCCTTATAGGAAAGCAGAGAATCAGAGAAGAGAAGGCACTGGGTTGAGTCACGCGGCCCGCCATGCTGCCGCATGCTGGCCCCATGCCCCTGGGGTCCTGGAGGAGGCTCAGGCTGGTGCTGAGTGCCTCCTACTCACCTGGTTCAGTCTCTGCTGGCGTCTCAGCAGCTCCTGCTTGAAGGGACACTGTAGCCGCTTGGCTTCcagttcctcctctttctttttgattaACTGATTCCGGCGACGGTGCTCCAGGACCCCGCTGGAGCTCAGGCTTGCTGTCCACACCCAGGCCCCTGGGGGTGAGGAGAGCTGTCAGGAGACTTTCTCACCTTCGACAATGCTTGGGCAACACTGGAAACTACAGTCGCATGCTACAGAGAAAGGCGAAGAACCGCTGCCTCCCGCCACAGCAAGGCAGCTGCAGCTACAGCAGGAGAGAGTTTCAGCCCTGTCGGCAGAGACCGGGCACTGTGTGGTtgttcgatttttttttttccgagacagggtttctctgtgtagccttggctgtcctggactctctttgtagaccaggctggccgcgaactcacagggatccacctgcctctgcctcccaagtactgggattaaagtcgtgagccaccacgcccaacttcccattcccccccccccctttttctttgaAGTCTAGGGGACAAGAAACAATGCCCGGTTTTTATGTTTCCTTGATTATCAGTCACGTGCAACagcctttaaaataattctaGCATTCGCACTTCTTTTGAGAATTAATCCTGCTTATTTTGTGTGCCATATCTTTGTAGACTAAGTtacattaatatattaatattttgtaCTGTATATGTAGttttcaatataatttatttatatttgaaaatattaaagtttGCTTGAAGCTGATTTTCGTTGTGGTGGTATTTTTGATactcaaatgaataaatattacaaaaacaACTGAGAACAtgataatattataatattaagtGGAGACAAACCCACAAACAGCTTAGTGTGTAAGTGGTACTTATCTGCCGTCTTAGAATGGAAATCACAATCTGCAACAATACAACAAccagccagcagagggcgccatgAAGGTACTACCAGCTTTGGTCTGGGTCCCGTGATCAGgatccttgttctctcctacgcTTGACACTGTGTTTGCCCATTGCAGCTGTGCCGTCCCCCTGGTGTCCTCCTTGGCTCTTCTGTTTTACTGCCATCCTCGGGATATGGCTGAGAAAGCCATTTCTACCTGGTACTTTCTCTGCAGCATGTGTGCTCTCTAGTTCTCTCTGCCAACACAAACCATCTCCCACCAGGGctgactcccacccctgccttAGACTTTCCAGGTATCATTTCTTCCATGAAGTCATTTAGGCAGCgtgcccctcctctccccccacacccccactcccggCCCAGGACCTCTCTGGGGCCCCACACTCATTTAAAGTATCTACCAAGGCACATACTATTCTGCCTGGTATTAATTCACTGCCCTTGGGGAGAGCAGGAACAGGgcctctctttctgtgtcctaGGTGTGGGCATGGGTGGCCTGCACACGTTAGGTGTTTAGCAAATGTATGTGGCGTCCAAGCATGCAGAACGTGGctgggagagaggatgggggtTTTTCGGGTTCACAGTACAGTTTCTCCTGTGGGTGTTCCAGGCAATGGCCAGACCAGCCCGCCCCCCTACTTCTGCCTACAGAGTGCTTCTCTAAGCCCAGCAAGCCTGTGCAGGATATTGCTGGGCCCGGCAGCTGGGCGCCACCCTACCTTCTGTGGTTCATAAGCAGCTCCCGGTGCAGCTCCTGGTGGCTTCGGGAGGCCTTCACAGGGTTCAGCAGCTTCTTGGGTTTGAT
It encodes:
- the Fam107a gene encoding LOW QUALITY PROTEIN: actin-associated protein FAM107A (The sequence of the model RefSeq protein was modified relative to this genomic sequence to represent the inferred CDS: deleted 1 base in 1 codon), with product MAQKLGEWAKAPAEATGLYRAMLLRSASMYSEIQRERADIGGLMARPEYRERNAELIKPKKLLNPVKASRSHQELHRELLMNHRRGLGVDSKPELQRVLEHRRRNQLIKKKEEELEAKRLQCPFKQELLRRQQRLNQLENPPQREQDHAPEFIKVRENLRRITTTLTSEERAL